From one uncultured Bacteroides sp. genomic stretch:
- a CDS encoding carboxypeptidase-like regulatory domain-containing protein: MAQNNSKSKRIDYRGFVFEQGNKMPIPGATVNLPQYGISTITDSDGMFSFKQVPVGVTDISIRFVGMLVVEKKVNISEKSSSPQKFYMSEENFALDEVVVTAKNNRVGAATSSSISRTAIDHLQATSLTDIMELLPGQLASNPTLNSPGKASLRQVQTDALNSMGTSIVFNGAPVSNNANLQIGNTAKDGSLNTSFTSTAGSGTDMRQISVDNIESVDVIRGIPSVEYGDLTSGVIIINPKAGVYPIQVRLKINPTLTQTSIGKGFNLGKEYGKLSFDFDYAKSLADERRPSQGFQRFTGNLLYTKVFREKLNTTTGLGFYSDLDAQKLDPSDTRYQRERSSKNTGFKFNTNVAWNCNYKLLKVVRLNLSANYEVQKGYNQEIKGNFGYMVTSAMNDGTIASNRQDEIYDASGHQITNIGSNPAATNILPYEFLTKMTTYGKPLNLFAKVTSNFFADFWKIKNRIVAGAEWKTDVNFGRGKVFDPLMPPSSGIRMRPYTDIPALNQLSFYVEDNAERVILDRSLKVQLGARFDMIQPGKEEGGTVISPRINLSYELVPNILSIRGGFGITAKAPPLMYLYPDKAYYDFINFDNSGLTGLAEQQKLSIVTTKVYDTANKNLKIAKNRKSEIGFELKLGQMNFSVTGYNEKLKNGYSFGSDFDSYHLFDLIKYTGVNRTGTYPELTVDKTTKIVLGYNKPLNDKINENNGVEFDFDFGQIKAIRTSFILNGAWMQSKLYSTSNSFYEKSPDADGTYKDIGVYGSGDGSLYERFSTNLRIVHNIPRIGFVISLSMQTIWTDTHKYLGLENKYPIGYLSASNLSYTPIVAGSSISPDIQRQILLNREITDSYSPLCLFNLRLTKEIKKFGGFAFFVNNLFNSNPLEENKRNPGNYKSRNPEQFFGTEIWFKF, from the coding sequence ATGGCACAAAATAACTCTAAATCAAAAAGAATCGATTATAGAGGGTTTGTATTTGAACAAGGAAATAAGATGCCTATTCCGGGAGCAACTGTAAATCTCCCTCAGTATGGCATTTCTACAATTACAGATTCTGATGGAATGTTCTCTTTTAAACAAGTACCAGTAGGAGTAACAGATATAAGCATTCGTTTTGTTGGTATGCTGGTTGTTGAAAAGAAAGTGAATATAAGCGAGAAAAGTAGCTCTCCGCAAAAGTTCTATATGAGTGAAGAAAACTTTGCATTAGATGAAGTTGTTGTCACGGCAAAGAATAATAGGGTTGGAGCTGCTACTTCTTCATCTATTTCCCGCACTGCTATAGATCACCTTCAAGCCACAAGCCTGACAGATATAATGGAACTTCTTCCAGGACAGCTGGCATCTAATCCAACTCTGAATTCTCCGGGAAAAGCTTCTTTGCGACAGGTGCAAACAGATGCACTTAACAGTATGGGTACTTCTATTGTATTTAATGGGGCTCCGGTTTCTAATAACGCCAATTTACAGATTGGGAATACAGCAAAAGACGGTAGCCTGAATACCAGTTTTACTTCCACAGCCGGTTCTGGTACAGATATGCGGCAAATATCTGTAGATAATATTGAGTCGGTTGATGTTATCAGAGGAATTCCTTCTGTAGAATATGGTGATTTAACATCCGGCGTTATCATTATAAATCCTAAAGCAGGTGTCTATCCTATACAAGTAAGACTGAAAATTAACCCAACGTTGACTCAAACTTCTATAGGCAAGGGATTTAACTTAGGCAAGGAATATGGAAAGTTGAGTTTTGATTTTGATTATGCTAAATCTTTAGCAGACGAACGACGACCTTCTCAGGGTTTTCAACGTTTTACCGGAAATTTGCTGTATACTAAAGTTTTTAGAGAAAAACTGAACACAACTACAGGATTGGGATTTTATTCGGATCTGGATGCCCAAAAGCTCGATCCATCTGATACAAGATATCAGCGTGAACGTTCATCAAAGAACACTGGATTTAAATTCAACACCAATGTGGCATGGAACTGCAATTACAAATTATTAAAGGTTGTACGTTTGAATCTTTCTGCAAATTATGAAGTTCAGAAAGGATATAATCAGGAAATAAAAGGGAATTTCGGATACATGGTTACCTCAGCAATGAATGATGGAACTATTGCTTCAAATAGACAGGATGAAATATATGATGCATCAGGCCATCAAATTACTAATATAGGTAGCAATCCTGCAGCTACTAATATCCTTCCATATGAGTTCCTTACCAAAATGACAACTTATGGAAAACCACTAAACTTGTTTGCAAAGGTTACTTCGAACTTTTTTGCTGATTTCTGGAAGATAAAGAACCGTATTGTGGCAGGAGCCGAATGGAAAACAGATGTCAATTTCGGTAGAGGGAAAGTGTTTGACCCATTGATGCCTCCTTCAAGTGGCATTAGAATGAGGCCATATACAGATATTCCTGCATTAAATCAGCTCTCTTTCTATGTGGAGGATAATGCGGAAAGAGTAATTCTTGACAGATCGTTAAAAGTTCAGTTAGGTGCTCGTTTTGATATGATTCAGCCGGGGAAAGAAGAAGGAGGAACGGTTATTTCTCCACGTATTAATTTGTCTTATGAACTTGTTCCTAATATATTAAGCATACGAGGTGGCTTTGGTATCACAGCAAAAGCTCCTCCTTTAATGTACCTATATCCAGATAAAGCATATTATGATTTTATAAACTTTGATAATTCTGGTTTAACAGGATTAGCTGAACAGCAAAAACTAAGTATTGTAACCACAAAGGTTTATGATACTGCAAATAAGAATTTAAAGATCGCTAAAAACAGAAAAAGTGAAATAGGGTTTGAACTAAAGTTGGGACAAATGAATTTTTCTGTAACCGGATATAATGAGAAACTAAAGAATGGCTATTCTTTTGGCTCAGATTTTGATTCCTATCATCTTTTTGATCTTATAAAATATACAGGTGTAAATAGAACCGGTACATATCCAGAATTAACAGTTGATAAGACCACTAAAATAGTTTTGGGTTACAACAAACCTCTTAATGATAAAATTAATGAAAACAACGGTGTAGAGTTTGATTTTGACTTCGGACAAATTAAAGCGATTCGCACTTCCTTTATTTTAAATGGAGCATGGATGCAGAGCAAACTCTATTCTACTTCCAATTCTTTTTATGAAAAGAGTCCGGATGCCGATGGAACTTACAAAGATATTGGTGTTTATGGTAGTGGAGACGGAAGTTTATATGAGCGTTTTTCTACTAACCTGCGTATTGTTCATAATATACCAAGGATTGGCTTTGTTATTTCCTTATCAATGCAAACCATTTGGACAGATACACATAAATATTTAGGGCTGGAAAATAAATATCCTATTGGATATCTTTCTGCTTCCAATTTAAGTTATACTCCTATTGTGGCGGGCAGTTCAATTAGTCCGGATATTCAGAGACAGATACTTCTTAATCGAGAAATTACAGATTCTTATTCTCCGCTTTGTCTGTTTAATCTGAGGCTGACTAAAGAGATTAAGAAGTTTGGTGGTTTTGCATTCTTTGTAAACAACTTGTTTAATAGTAATCCTTTAGAAGAAAACAAACGCAATCCGGGAAATTATAAATCACGTAATCCGGAACAGTTTTTTGGAACTGAAATATGGTTTAAATTTTAA
- a CDS encoding FISUMP domain-containing protein: MKKKYFLLAVIPFFMVSCGDDSDKKVDDGTGTPGWTTYEVLNTKTELGFYILDRNVGATEKYNGDSKNPNAASKGYYYQWGKNTPVKVNADGTISNYDKEWNATGETLKDWSKGENTPCPAGWRIPNQAEMKKITDAAWADYDGMTDQTDAEFQAAKALYKKLLLARTGYVRIVGTDVATRATATPGVYLPTAAYLWAGALNADVPLSSRSFKNAYTLSDNSDIMLGKKGGENEVNVAMPIRCIKD, translated from the coding sequence ATGAAAAAAAAGTATTTTCTTTTAGCTGTGATTCCTTTCTTTATGGTTTCATGTGGTGATGATTCTGACAAAAAAGTAGACGACGGAACTGGAACTCCGGGGTGGACAACTTATGAAGTTTTGAATACAAAAACTGAGTTAGGGTTTTATATACTCGATAGAAATGTTGGGGCTACAGAAAAATATAACGGTGATTCAAAGAATCCTAATGCAGCATCAAAAGGTTATTATTACCAGTGGGGTAAGAATACTCCAGTGAAGGTTAATGCTGATGGAACAATAAGTAATTATGATAAAGAATGGAATGCTACGGGTGAGACTCTGAAAGACTGGTCAAAAGGTGAGAATACTCCTTGTCCTGCAGGATGGAGAATTCCAAATCAAGCTGAGATGAAGAAAATAACAGATGCGGCTTGGGCTGATTATGATGGAATGACAGACCAGACTGATGCTGAGTTCCAGGCAGCAAAAGCATTATATAAGAAACTACTTCTTGCAAGAACCGGATACGTTCGTATCGTTGGTACTGATGTTGCAACTCGTGCTACTGCCACCCCGGGAGTTTATCTTCCAACTGCCGCTTATCTTTGGGCAGGTGCTCTTAATGCTGATGTACCTTTATCTTCCCGTAGCTTTAAAAATGCATATACATTAAGTGATAATTCAGATATTATGCTAGGGAAAAAAGGTGGTGAGAATGAAGTAAATGTTGCTATGCCTATCAGATGTATTAAAGACTAA
- a CDS encoding DUF5106 domain-containing protein, with protein MKYILLFISVLLFTCCVKKPCQEDTKSPLEVSQKSSFTLPKIPSIFTNEEQRIEFLSENYWNNFKFQDTALINQPKFLHHLFTNFLGLLSQVPDSVSIKCINHMMIQAEADSLMYNCFISMSEKYLYDPNSPLRNESLYIAVLKNILASNKIDEAHKIRPRNHYKIAIKNRPGKMAADFRYTLATGKQGRLYCIHSSYTLIYFNNPDCGDCKIVKKQMAFSQVLNDLLRSKKLEILSLYPDKDLSIWSKNYSQLPDSWIRAYDKGTIVLKKELYDLKAIPTLYLLDKDKKVLLKDAPFEAIENYLSTIKI; from the coding sequence ATGAAATATATTTTGTTATTTATATCTGTCCTATTATTCACCTGTTGCGTTAAGAAACCCTGTCAGGAAGATACAAAATCACCTCTTGAGGTATCACAAAAGTCCTCTTTTACTTTACCGAAAATTCCCTCAATATTCACAAATGAAGAGCAGCGCATAGAATTCCTATCAGAAAATTACTGGAATAATTTTAAGTTCCAGGATACTGCTCTTATTAATCAGCCTAAGTTTTTACACCATTTATTCACCAACTTCCTTGGATTATTATCACAAGTTCCAGATTCTGTAAGCATAAAATGCATTAATCATATGATGATCCAGGCAGAAGCAGATAGCTTAATGTATAACTGCTTTATATCTATGAGTGAAAAATACTTATACGATCCAAACTCTCCTTTAAGAAATGAATCTCTCTACATCGCTGTCTTGAAAAATATACTAGCCTCAAATAAAATAGACGAAGCTCACAAAATTCGGCCCCGAAACCATTATAAAATAGCAATAAAAAACCGTCCTGGCAAAATGGCTGCTGACTTTCGTTACACATTGGCTACAGGCAAACAAGGACGACTTTATTGTATACATAGTTCCTATACGCTGATATATTTCAATAATCCGGATTGCGGAGATTGTAAAATTGTAAAGAAACAAATGGCTTTCAGCCAGGTTCTAAACGACCTGTTACGGAGCAAAAAACTAGAAATACTTTCTCTTTACCCTGACAAGGATCTTTCTATCTGGTCAAAAAATTATTCACAACTTCCAGACAGCTGGATCAGAGCTTATGACAAAGGGACTATTGTACTGAAGAAAGAATTATACGATCTCAAAGCCATTCCTACCTTATATCTCCTTGACAAGGATAAAAAAGTATTGCTTAAAGATGCACCATTTGAAGCTATTGAAAACTATTTATCAACAATTAAAATATGA
- a CDS encoding DoxX family protein translates to MNTIKKFLATDQQSWSLLVARLALGLVILPHGMQKALGAFGGYGFYGTLGAFQSMGMPLLIGVLVILAEFVGSIGILAGAGTRFMAFSVGLTMAGAAVLGGHINNGFFMNWFGAQKGEGIEYFILVVGLALVLLIGGSGRYAVDNLISKKLKAE, encoded by the coding sequence ATGAACACAATTAAAAAATTCTTAGCAACCGACCAACAATCATGGTCATTATTAGTAGCACGTTTGGCATTAGGCCTTGTTATATTACCTCACGGAATGCAAAAAGCCCTCGGAGCTTTCGGAGGATACGGCTTTTACGGCACACTCGGAGCCTTTCAATCCATGGGAATGCCCCTTCTCATTGGAGTTCTGGTAATTCTGGCAGAATTTGTAGGAAGCATAGGTATTCTTGCAGGAGCCGGAACCCGCTTTATGGCTTTCTCTGTAGGTTTAACCATGGCAGGAGCTGCCGTTCTTGGCGGACATATCAACAATGGTTTTTTCATGAACTGGTTCGGAGCGCAAAAGGGCGAAGGAATTGAATACTTTATTCTTGTTGTGGGTCTGGCTCTTGTTCTTCTCATTGGCGGAAGTGGACGCTATGCTGTTGATAATCTGATTTCAAAGAAGCTGAAAGCAGAATAG
- a CDS encoding pirin family protein — protein sequence MKTILHKSETRGHANHGWLDTHHTFSFANYYNPQRVHFGMLRVLNDDQIAPGEGFGKHPHDNMEIITIPLYGDLEHKDSMGNHGVITTGEIQVMSAGTGIFHSEFNKNKDKEVGLLQIWVLPNKKNVTPRYDQITLADIQKPDEFYQILSPNSEDQGVWIYQNAWFHLGDLSEVWNGTYQLKDKKNGVYFFVIEGKVTVAGQELNRRDGLGVSEAESIEITTSAKTKLLVMEVPMQ from the coding sequence ATGAAAACAATATTGCATAAATCAGAAACACGCGGGCATGCCAATCATGGCTGGCTCGACACCCACCATACTTTTAGCTTTGCCAATTATTACAATCCTCAGCGTGTACATTTTGGTATGCTTAGAGTACTCAACGACGACCAAATTGCACCAGGAGAAGGTTTCGGCAAGCATCCTCATGACAATATGGAGATAATTACCATTCCGCTTTACGGCGATCTGGAACATAAGGACAGCATGGGCAATCACGGCGTTATCACTACCGGCGAAATTCAGGTGATGAGTGCCGGGACCGGCATCTTCCATAGTGAGTTCAATAAGAATAAAGATAAAGAAGTCGGCTTACTGCAAATATGGGTACTCCCGAACAAAAAGAATGTAACACCGCGGTATGATCAGATTACCTTGGCCGATATTCAGAAACCCGATGAATTTTATCAGATACTTTCACCTAACTCCGAAGATCAGGGAGTCTGGATTTATCAGAATGCCTGGTTTCACCTCGGCGATTTGTCTGAAGTATGGAATGGGACGTACCAACTGAAAGATAAGAAGAACGGTGTTTACTTCTTTGTAATAGAAGGAAAAGTAACAGTTGCCGGACAGGAGTTGAACAGAAGAGACGGACTAGGCGTTAGTGAAGCAGAGTCAATAGAAATAACAACATCTGCAAAAACAAAACTGTTGGTGATGGAAGTACCAATGCAATAA